One region of Brassica napus cultivar Da-Ae chromosome A10, Da-Ae, whole genome shotgun sequence genomic DNA includes:
- the LOC106419471 gene encoding mitochondrial inner membrane protease subunit 1 has protein sequence MASSFWNIAYQQAMRSGVFVAKVYSFLHVTTNYLAFPAYAFGPSMIPTLHPSGNVVLAERISKPSRGDVVVFQSPEDPNKLPTKRVVGLEGDSVSFVVGPGKNDESRTIVVPKGHVWVEGDYIQNSRDSRIFGPVPYGLIQGRVLWRVWPFQDFGPIGPPTTT, from the exons ATGGCGTCTTCGTTCTGGAACATAGCTTATCAACAAGCCATGAGAAGCGGTGTGTTTGTGGCGAAAGTCTACTCCTTTCTCCATGTAACCACTAACTATCTCGCCTTCCCTGCTTATGCTTTTGGTCCGAGCATGATCCCCACGCTTCATCCTTCAGGTAATGTCGTGCTGGCAGAACGAATCTCCAAACCGAGTCGTGGAGATGTCGTTGTCTTTCAATCTCCTGAAGACCCTAACAAGCTTCCGACCAAGAGAGTGGTGGGACTTGAGGGAGACTCTGTAAGCTTTGTGGTTGGTCCGGGGAAGAACGATGAATCAAGAACCATTGTG gttCCTAAAGGGCATGTGTGGGTGGAAGGTGACTATATTCAGAACTCGAGAGACTCTAGAATCTTTGGTCCTGTACCTTATGGTCTTATTCAAGGCAGAGTGCTTTGGAGG GTTTGGCCATTTCAAGATTTTGGACCCATTGGACCACCGACCACAACTTGA